Below is a genomic region from Escherichia ruysiae.
GCAGGGAAAAGTACCCTCCTGAAGCTGATCTGTGGGATTGAGCGGCCCAGCGCCGGGAAAATCTGGTTTAGCGGCCATGACATCACGCGTCTGAAAAACCGTGAAGTTCCGTTTCTGCGCCGCCAGATTGGCATGATTTTCCAGGATCACCATCTACTGATGGATCGTACTGTCTACGATAATGTGGCGATCCCGTTGATTATCGCCGGTGCCAGCGGTGACGATATTCGTCGTCGTGTATCGGCGGCGCTGGATAAAGTCGGGCTACTGGACAAAGCGAAGAACTTTCCGATTCAGCTTTCTGGCGGTGAACAACAACGCGTTGGCATTGCCCGCGCGGTGGTTAACAAACCAGCGGTACTGCTGGCGGACGAACCGACCGGTAACCTTGACGACGCGCTGTCGGAAGGCATTTTACGTCTGTTTGAAGAGTTTAACCGCGTTGGGGTAACGGTATTGATGGCAACGCACGACATCAACCTGATTTCGCGGCGTTCCTATCGTATGCTCACCCTGAGCGATGGTCACTTGCATGGAGGCGTGGGCCATGAATAAGCGCGATGCAATCAATCATATCCGGCAGTTTGGCGGACGTCTGGATCGCTTCCGTAAATCGGTCGGCGGCTCAGGCGACGGTGGTCGTAACGCGCCGAAACGCCCGAAATCCTCGCCAAAACCGGTAAATCGCAAAACTAACGTTTTCAACGAACAGGTGCGTTATGCGTTCCACGGCGCTTTGCAGGATCTCAAAAGCAAACCGTTCGCTACGTTTTTAACGGTGATGGTCATCGCCATTTCCCTGACGCTGCCAAGCGTCTGCTACATGGTGTACAAAAACGTTAACCAGGCGGCGACGCAGTATTATCCCTCACCGCAAATCACCGTTTATCTGCAAAAAACGCTGGACGATGACGCAGCAGCGGGTGTGGTGGCACAGTTACAGGCCGAACAGGGCGTGGAGAAAGTGAACTATCTTTCTCGTGAGGACGCGTTGGGCGAGTTCCGTAACTGGTCTGGTTTTGGCGGCGCGCTGGACATGCTGGAGGAAAACCCACTTCCGGCTGTGGCGGTGGTGATCCCAAAACTCGATTTTCAGGGGACGGAGTCGCTGAATACGTTGCGTGATCGCATCACGCAAATTAACGGCATCGATGAAGTACGAATGGACGATAGCTGGTTTGCCCGTCTGACCGCACTGACTGGGCTGGTAGGGCGTGTTTCGGCGATGATCGGCGTGCTGATGGTGGCGGCAGTGTTCCTGGTTATCGGCAACAGCGTGCGTCTGAGCATATTTGCCCGCCGCGACTCCATCAACGTGCAGAAACTGATTGGCGCGACGGATGGTTTCATACTTCGCCCGTTCCTGTATGGTGGCGCGCTGCTGGGATTTTCTGGCGCATTACTGTCATTAATTTTGTCAGAAATTCTGGTGCTGCGTTTGTCATCGGCGGTTGCGGAAGTGGCGCAGGTATTCGGAACGAAGTTTGATATCAATGGTTTATCGTTCGATGAATGCCTGCTGCTGCTGCTGGTGTGTTCGATGATTGGCTGGGTGGCAGCATGGCTTGCCACGGTACAACATTTACGGCACTTTACGCCGGAATAATAAAATCGTGTTATACTCTTTCCCTGCAATGGGTTCCGTAGCAGGGAAAGAGACCCCGTTGTCTCTTCCCGGTATTTCATCTCTATGTCACATTTTGTGCGTAATTTATTCACAAGACAGCATTGAACTTGTGGATAAAATCACGGTCTGATAAAACTGTGAATGATAATCTCGTTGCTCTTAAGCTCTGGCACAGTTGTTGCTACCACTGAAGCGCCAGAAGATATCGATTGAGAGGATTTGAATGACTGACAAAATGCAAAGTTTAGCTTTAGCCCCTGTTGGCAACCTGGATTCTTACATCCGGGCAGCTAACGCGTGGCCGATGTTGTCGGCTGACGAGGAGCGGGCGCTGGCTGAAAAGCTGCATTACCATGGCGATCTGGAAGCAGCTAAAACGCTGATCCTGTCTCACCTGCGGTTTGTTGTTCATATTGCTCGTAATTATGCGGGCTATGGCCTGCCACAGGCGGATTTGATTCAGGAAGGTAACATCGGCCTGATGAAAGCAGTGCGCCGTTTCAACCCGGAAGTGGGTGTGCGCCTGGTCTCCTTCGCCGTTCACTGGATCAAAGCAGAGATCCACGAATACGTTTTGCGTAACTGGCGTATCGTCAAAGTTGCGACCACCAAAGCGCAGCGCAAACTGTTTTTTAATCTGCGTAAAACCAAGCAGCGTCTGGGCTGGTTTAACCAGGATGAAGTCGAAATGGTGGCTCGCGAACTGGGCGTAACCAGCAAAGACGTCCGTGAGATGGAATCGCGTATGGCGGCACAGGACATGACTTTTGACATGTCTTCCGACGACGATTCCGACAGCCAGCCGATGGCTCCGGTGCTCTATCTGCAGGATAAATCATCTAACTTTGCCGACGGCATTGAAGATGATAACTGGGAAGAGCAGGCGGCAAACCGTCTGACCGACGCGATGCAGGGTCTGGACGAGCGTAGCCAGGATATCATCCGCGCGCGCTGGCTGGACGAAGACAACAAGTCCACATTGCAGGAACTGGCTGACCGTTACGGCGTTTCCGCTGAACGTGTACGTCAGCTGGAAAAGAACGCGATGAAAAAACTTCGCGCTGCCATTGAAGCGTAATTTCCGCTATTAAGCAGAGAACCCTGGATGAGAGTCCGGGGTTTTTGTTTTTTGGGCCTCTACAATAATCAATTCCCCCCCTCCGGCAAAACGCCAATCCCCACGCAGATTGTTAATAAACTGTCAAAATAGCTATTCCAATATCATAAAAATCGGGTATGTTTTAGCAGAGTATGCTGCTAAAGCACGGGTAGTCATGCATAAAACGAAATAAAGTGCTGAACAACAACATCACAACACACGTAATAACCAGAAGAATGGGGATTCTCAGGATGAACATAAAGGGTAAAGCGTTACTGGCAGGATGTATCGCGCTGGCATTCAGCAATATGGCTCTGGCAGAAGATATTAAAGTCGCGGTCGTGGGCGCAATGTCTGGTCCGGTGGCACAGTATGGTGACCAGGAGTTTACTGGCGCAGAACAGGCGGTTGCGGATATCAACGCCAAAGGCGGCGTTAAAGGCAACAAACTGCAAATCGTAAAATATGACGATGCCTGTGACCCGAAACAGGCCGTCGCGGTGGCGAACAAAGTGGTTAACGACGGCATTAAATATGTCATTGGTCACCTCTGTTCTTCATCAACACAGCCAGCGTCTGACATTTATGAAGACGAAGGCATTTTAATGATCACCCCAGCGGCAACCGCGCCAGAGCTGACTGCCCGTGGCTATCAGCTGATCCTGCGCACCACCGGTCTGGATTCCGACCAGGGGCCGACGGCGGCAAAATATATTCTTGAGAAAGTGAAACCGCAGCGTATTGCTATCGTTCACGACAAACAACAGTACGGCGAAGGTCTGGCGCGTGCGGTGCAGGACGGCCTGAAGAAAGGCAATGCTAACGTAGTGTTCTTTGATGGCATCACCGCCGGGGAAAAAGATTTCTCGACGCTGGTGGCACGCCTGAAGAAAGAGAATATCGACTTCGTTTACTACGGCGGTTATCACCCGGAAATGGGGCAGATCCTGCGTCAGGCGCGCGCGGCGGGGCTGAAAACTCAGTTTATGGGGCCGGAAGGTGTGGCTAACGTCTCGCTGTCTAATATCGCGGGCGAGTCAGCGGAAGGACTGCTGGTGACCAAGCCGAAGAACTACGATCAGGTTCCGGCGAACAAACCGATTGTTGACGCGATCAAAGCGAAAAAACAGGATCCAAGCGGCGCATTCGTCTGGACCACCTACGCGGCGCTGCAATCTTTGCAGGCGGGGCTGAATCAGTCTGACGATCCGGCGGAGATCGCCAAATACCTGAAAGCGAACTCGGTTGATACGGTGATGGGGCCACTGACCTGGGATGAGAAAGGTGACCTGAAAGGCTTTGAGTTCGGTGTGTTTGACTGGCACGCCAACGGCACGGCGACCGATGCGAAGTAACAGATAGATAAATGAAAATGCCCGATGAGCTGAACCGCCATCGGGTTTTTTTGTGTTTGTCGAAATGGTTGTAGAAAGATTAAACAATCCAGGATATGCTTAATGTACGGTAGAATTCCGTACATATTTATAAGTAGCAGGAGAGTTTACATGTCTGCTGTTAAAAAGCAGCGTATCGATCTGCGTTTAACTGACGATGACAAAAGTCTAATTGAGGAAGCGGCGGCGATATCTAATCAGTCCGTCAGCCAATTTATGTTGAATAGTGCCTCGCAGCGGGCTGCAGAAGTGATTGAACAGCATCGGCGAGTGATCCTTAATGAGGAGTCCTGGACGCGGGTGATGGATGCGCTGAGTAATCCGCCGTCACCAGGTGAAAAGTTAAAACGTGCGGCAAAACGTCTTCAGGGAATGTAATAATTTATGGATGATCTGACGATAGAGATTCTGACCGATGATGCAGATTATGATCTACAGCGATTCGACTGCGGCGAAGAAGCCTTAAATCTCTTTCTGACGACACATCTGGTTCGTCAGCATCGCAATAAAATTCTGCGAGCGTACATCCTTCGTGCCAACACGGCAGAACGTCAGGTCCTGGGATATTACACATTATCCGGCAGTTGTTTTGAACGAGCCGCATTGCCCTCGAAATCGAAACAGAAAAAAATTCCCTACAAAAATATTCCCAGCGTCACTCTTGGGCGTCTGGCAATTGATCGTTCAATACAGGGGCAGGGATGGGGAGCAACACTGGTTGCTCATGCCATGAAAGTCGTCTGGTCAGCCTCTTTAGCGGTAGGTATTCACGGTCTTTTTGTCGAGGCGCTGAATGAAAAAGCCCATACGTTTTATCAGTCGCTGGGCTTTATCCCGTTGGTCGGAGAAAACGAAAATGCGTTATTTTTCCCAACCAAATCCATAGAACTGCTTTTTACACAGAGCGATTAACGCTTCTCCCAGCCGCCCTGCTGTGCCGTAAACCCCTGTGCTTGCATAAACCCTGTCATCACGCCGCGATCTTCCACGCCAGCATCCGCCATCCACCAGTATGAAACGCCGGGATTATCACGTAACACTTCTTCCAGCAGATATTGCCCTACTCCGCGTCGGCGGGTGACTTCCCGTACACGCAGGGAATCCATCGCTCCCTCGGTGCCGCTTAAGGTTACTCGCACGGCAGCGAGCAGGCGCTCGTTAAAACGCGCGGCGTAAATACGGTGGGAATCGTCAACCTGTAAAGAGGAAGGAGAATACTCCGGCCAGATCTTTTGCAGGTCAATCCGATCCTGGTCGCTAAAGTTTTCTAATCGAATGATGGTCAGCTTCATGGGGAACCCGTACAAATCACAAAAGTGGAACCAGTGTAGCGAAATAATTTAATCGGAGGCTTTCTCTTTTTTATTTCTTTTGGCAGGTGATTAATTTTTTTTCAGCAATAATTACAAATTAAAAACATTATAGAATGAAAATTGTCCAGCATAATCCCCTGAATGGTAGTGAATTATTCCGCCCTTTGTACCGTTATTTTATGCTGACAACGGCGCTTTTTTCTGTTTATCTATCAATTAATTCAGAATATTATCTGTTCTTAATCGACTGAAAAATAGAGATTTTAATCGATATCATCATAAAAAACTGCGCTAAACCCTTAATCGGACAGGCAAAAACAGCGCAGTATAAAAAAGAACAGTCTGATTTGTTAACACATAAAAAACAAAGCAACACAACATTACGAGTGGGGATTTTTGACTATGAAACGGAATGCGAAAACTATCATCGCAGGGATGATTGCACTGGCAATTTCACACACTGCTTTAGCCGACGATATTAAAGTTGCCGTTGTCGGCGCGATGTCCGGCCCGATTGCC
It encodes:
- the ftsE gene encoding cell division ATP-binding protein FtsE; amino-acid sequence: MIRFEHVSKAYLGGRQALQGVTFHMQPGEMAFLTGHSGAGKSTLLKLICGIERPSAGKIWFSGHDITRLKNREVPFLRRQIGMIFQDHHLLMDRTVYDNVAIPLIIAGASGDDIRRRVSAALDKVGLLDKAKNFPIQLSGGEQQRVGIARAVVNKPAVLLADEPTGNLDDALSEGILRLFEEFNRVGVTVLMATHDINLISRRSYRMLTLSDGHLHGGVGHE
- the ftsX gene encoding permease-like cell division protein FtsX, translating into MNKRDAINHIRQFGGRLDRFRKSVGGSGDGGRNAPKRPKSSPKPVNRKTNVFNEQVRYAFHGALQDLKSKPFATFLTVMVIAISLTLPSVCYMVYKNVNQAATQYYPSPQITVYLQKTLDDDAAAGVVAQLQAEQGVEKVNYLSREDALGEFRNWSGFGGALDMLEENPLPAVAVVIPKLDFQGTESLNTLRDRITQINGIDEVRMDDSWFARLTALTGLVGRVSAMIGVLMVAAVFLVIGNSVRLSIFARRDSINVQKLIGATDGFILRPFLYGGALLGFSGALLSLILSEILVLRLSSAVAEVAQVFGTKFDINGLSFDECLLLLLVCSMIGWVAAWLATVQHLRHFTPE
- the rpoH gene encoding RNA polymerase sigma factor RpoH codes for the protein MTDKMQSLALAPVGNLDSYIRAANAWPMLSADEERALAEKLHYHGDLEAAKTLILSHLRFVVHIARNYAGYGLPQADLIQEGNIGLMKAVRRFNPEVGVRLVSFAVHWIKAEIHEYVLRNWRIVKVATTKAQRKLFFNLRKTKQRLGWFNQDEVEMVARELGVTSKDVREMESRMAAQDMTFDMSSDDDSDSQPMAPVLYLQDKSSNFADGIEDDNWEEQAANRLTDAMQGLDERSQDIIRARWLDEDNKSTLQELADRYGVSAERVRQLEKNAMKKLRAAIEA
- the livJ gene encoding branched chain amino acid ABC transporter substrate-binding protein LivJ; the encoded protein is MNIKGKALLAGCIALAFSNMALAEDIKVAVVGAMSGPVAQYGDQEFTGAEQAVADINAKGGVKGNKLQIVKYDDACDPKQAVAVANKVVNDGIKYVIGHLCSSSTQPASDIYEDEGILMITPAATAPELTARGYQLILRTTGLDSDQGPTAAKYILEKVKPQRIAIVHDKQQYGEGLARAVQDGLKKGNANVVFFDGITAGEKDFSTLVARLKKENIDFVYYGGYHPEMGQILRQARAAGLKTQFMGPEGVANVSLSNIAGESAEGLLVTKPKNYDQVPANKPIVDAIKAKKQDPSGAFVWTTYAALQSLQAGLNQSDDPAEIAKYLKANSVDTVMGPLTWDEKGDLKGFEFGVFDWHANGTATDAK
- the ataR gene encoding type II toxin-antitoxin system antitoxin AtaR, with amino-acid sequence MSAVKKQRIDLRLTDDDKSLIEEAAAISNQSVSQFMLNSASQRAAEVIEQHRRVILNEESWTRVMDALSNPPSPGEKLKRAAKRLQGM
- the ataT gene encoding type II toxin-antitoxin system toxin acetyltransferase AtaT yields the protein MDDLTIEILTDDADYDLQRFDCGEEALNLFLTTHLVRQHRNKILRAYILRANTAERQVLGYYTLSGSCFERAALPSKSKQKKIPYKNIPSVTLGRLAIDRSIQGQGWGATLVAHAMKVVWSASLAVGIHGLFVEALNEKAHTFYQSLGFIPLVGENENALFFPTKSIELLFTQSD
- the panM gene encoding aspartate 1-decarboxylase autocleavage activator PanM, which translates into the protein MKLTIIRLENFSDQDRIDLQKIWPEYSPSSLQVDDSHRIYAARFNERLLAAVRVTLSGTEGAMDSLRVREVTRRRGVGQYLLEEVLRDNPGVSYWWMADAGVEDRGVMTGFMQAQGFTAQQGGWEKR